From Stigmatopora nigra isolate UIUO_SnigA chromosome 17, RoL_Snig_1.1, whole genome shotgun sequence, a single genomic window includes:
- the sh3bp2 gene encoding SH3 domain-binding protein 2 isoform X4 → MSSLEVCWPIPMRAIGAQNLLTMPGGVSIAGYLHKKGASQFSLLRWPLRYIIIHKGCVYYFKSSTSPAPQGAFSLNGYNRVMRAAEETTSNNVFPFKMIHFSKKHRTWYFSAASEDERRRWMRSLRREIDHYNDRNECNNPSDSDSDADSFYGTIEKPMDIKHSTNNADTDYVEDDDDDDEEDYLKPDGDCVPTCTGRPVGPPPSYPPPPVPAIPQQQLGSCLALHKAPPPPVPSHTGLPSGANPKKRFPSIQPPILKHPNKSPPPPPPFSSHLQNHPSPIPPPLPPPNPKRPAKNKIQSLAGPATGKACLRSSSAVSIQTLVTELDHCSHDAQTSNICSKPVQSGTTPTNVEGSIPKLQTTKHLLPTRTPSKLPPLPSHPPRSPLIQKVQQNKSLNSTKVPPAVKPPLPSPKPRHLGTLLQRAAPEGQSFRSSGDTSAMEFRKEQDLNKCTEGDIYDEDYDNMHLPDSVFIDSTETTFVEKLFKESSVLPQNGLYGIRNSGTKTSKVLVVWDASVDKARNYRLFEEGDQMFLDCDVSFPNLSSLIEHYYTHPLPHHDSLCLQMPYSA, encoded by the exons GGCCATTGAGGTACATCATTATCCACAAGGGCTGTGTGTactactttaaaagtagtacaTCTCCTGCACCACAGGGAGCCTTCTCTTTAAATGGTTACAATAG AGTGATGAGAGCAGCAGAAGAGACAACATCcaataatgtttttccatttaagaTGATCCACTTTAGTAAAAAACATAGGACATGGTATTTCTCTGCAGCTAGTGAAGATGAGAGGAGG AGATGGATGAGGTCCTTGCGGCGAGAAATTGATCATTATAATGACAGGAATGAGTGCAATAATCCTAG TGACTCAGATTCAGATGCCGACAGTTTTTATGGGACCATTGAGAAGCCGATGGATATCAAACACTCAACCAATAATGCAGACACTG ATTATGTTGAagacgatgacgatgatgatgaagaagattATCTGAAGCCAGATGGTGATTGTGTGCCAACATGTACAG GTCGACCTGTCGGTCCTCCACCTTCTTACCCACCTCCTCCTGTCCCAGCGATACCCCAGCAACAACTAGGATCTTGTTTAGCTCTCCATAAAGCCCCACCACCACCAGTACCATCACATACCGGACTCCCAAGTGGTGCAAATCCCAAAAAGCGCTTTCCCTCGATACAACCTCCTATTCTAAAACACCCAAACAAAAGTCCACCACCTCCACCCCCCTTTTCCTCACATCTGCAAAATCACCCCTCTCCTATCCCACCGCCTCTCCCTCCCCCAAACCCAAAAAGACCCGCTAAAAACAAGATACAATCTCTGGCTGGGCCAGCTACTGGGAAAGCATGCTTGAGGTCTTCATCAGCTGTATCAATCCAAACACTTGTCACTGAATTAGACCACTGCTCCCATGATGCACAAACTAGCAACATCTGCAGCAAACCAGTTCAATCAGGGACTACTCCTACGAATGTGGAAGGCTCAATTCCAAAATTGCAAACAACAAAACACCTATTACCGACTCGGACACCCTCAAAGCTCCCACCACTACCCAGCCACCCGCCACGATCTCCCCTTATTCAAAAAGTACAACAGAATAAGAGTCTAAATTCAACTAAAGTTCCACCAGCGGTAAAGCCTCCATTGCCGTCTCCTAAGCCGAGACATCTGGGGACACTCCTCCA AAGAGCAGCTCCAGAAGGTCAAAGTTTCCGTTCATCAGGAGATACGTCTGCTATGGAGTTCAGGAAGGAACAGGACTTGAACAAGTGCACGGAAGGAGACATTTATGATGAGGATTACGATAAT atgCATCTTCCAGACTCCGTTTTCATTGACTCAACGGAAACCACTTTTGTGGAAAA GTTATTTAAGGAGAGCTCCGTCCTCCCACAAAATGGACTTTACGGCATCAGGAACTCTGGAACCAAAACCTCCAAG GTGCTGGTGGTATGGGATGCAAGTGTAGACAAAGCAAGAAACTATCGGTTGTTTGAAGAG GGTGATCAGATGTTTCTGGACTGTGATGTCTCCTTCCCCAATCTTTCATCTCTGATTGAACACTACTATACCCATCCTCTTCCTCACCATGATTCCCTTTGTCTGCAGATGCCTTACTCAGCTTAA
- the vldlr gene encoding very low-density lipoprotein receptor isoform X1: MIASTAGILLLPLILCLQQFAIVRGTKTECEANQFQCGNGRCIQSVWKCDGDEDCSDGSDEISCVKKVCPDADFVCRNGQCIPKRWHCDGEPDCEDGSDESVEICHMRTCRLNEFSCGAGSTQCIPNFWKCDGEKDCDNGEDEVNCDNITCAPNEFTCASQRCISRNFVCNGEDDCGDGSDEVECAPSSCGPDQFQCGNSSCIPNSWLCDDDVDCQDQSDESQARCGRHPTPPAKCSTSEMQCLSGECIHKKWRCDGDSDCKDGSDETNCPVRTCGADQFNCDDGNCILGNKQCNGIRECPDGSDEFNCKNLSQCNGPERFKCRSGECIEMSKVCNKNRDCPDWSDEPINECGVNECVMNNGGCSHICKDITIGFECDCTPGLQLIDHKTCGDVNECMNPGICSQICINLKGGYKCECHNGYQMDPTSGVCKAVGKEPSLIFTNRRDVRRLGLERKEYTQIVEQQRNTVALDADIDQQLIFWADLGQKAIFSTLLDKQKDGNTHNRVIENVHSPVGIAVDWIYKNLYWSDLGTKTISVANFNGTKQKILFNRGLKEPASIAVDPLSGFLYWSDWGVPAKIEKSGMNGVNRQILVATDIQWPNGITLDLIKGRLYWVDSKLHMLCSVDLNGDNRKKVLQSPDYLAHPFALTVFEDRVFWTDGEKKAIYGANKFTGLDIVTLANHLHDPQDIIVYHELIQLSGTNWCAEKAANGGCSYMCLPAPQINKHSPKFTCLCPEGQELAADGLRCRPDVSPKILSKEDKKPLIPSSPEANVSTSIQVNTTARGSAAAWAILPVLFLAMAAAGGYLMWRNWTLKNNKSMNFDNPVYLKTTEEDLNIDITRHGANVGHTYPAISIVSTEDDLS; the protein is encoded by the exons ATGATTGCTTCCACAGCCGGGATCCTTCTGCTACCACTGATCTTATGCCTCCAGCAATTCGCGATTGTTCGGG GAACCAAAACAGAATGTGAGGCCAACCAGTTTCAGTGTGGAAATGGCCGTTGCATCCAGTCTGTTTGGAAGTGTGATGGTGACGAGGATTGCAGTGATGGCAGTGACGAAATCTCTTGTG TCAAGAAGGTTTGTCCAGATGCAGACTTCGTATGTCGTAATGGCCAGTGTATTCCAAAGAGATGGCATTGTGATGGGGAGCCAGACTGCGAGGATGGATCAGACGAGAGTGTAGAAATCTGCC ATATGAGGACTTGCCGTTTGAATGAGTTTAGTTGTGGCGCTGGTTCAACTCAATGCATCCCCAACTTCTGGAAGTGTGATGGTGAAAAGGACTGTGACAATGGTGAAGATGAGGTCAACTGTG ACAATATAACCTGTGCTCCAAATGAGTTCACCTGTGCCAGTCAACGTTGTATCTCCCGCAACTTTGTATGCAATGGTGAGGACGACTGTGGTGATGGGTCAGATGAAGTAGAGTGTGCACCATCTTCCTGTGGTCCGGACCAATTCCAATGTGGAAATTCATCATGCATCCCAAACAGTTGGCTGTGTGACGATGACGTTGACTGTCAG GACCAGTCAGATGAGTCTCAGGCACGATGTGGTCGTCACCCAACGCCACCAGCCAAATGCTCAACTAGTGAGATGCAATGTCTTTCGGGAGAGTGTATTCACAAAAAGTGGAGGTGTGATGGAGACTCCGATTGCAAAGATGGCAGCGATGAAACAAACTGTC CTGTGCGCACCTGTGGAGCAGATCAGTTCAATTGTGATGATGGAAATTGCATCCTTGGCAACAAACAATGTAACGGCATCAGAGAATGCCCTGATGGCTCGGATGAATTTAACTGCAAAAACC TGAGTCAATGTAATGGACCTGAGCGGTTCAAATGCCGCAGCGGGGAGTGCATCGAAATGAGCAAAGTCTGCAACAAAAACAGAGACTGTCCCGACTGGAGCGACGAACCGATCAATGAATGCG GTGTCAATGAGTGCGTGATGAACAATGGGGGCTGCTCGCACATCTGTAAAGACATTACAATTGGCTTTGAGTGTGACTGCACGCCTGGGCTGCAGCTCATTGACCACAAGACATGTGGAG ACGTCAATGAATGTATGAACCCTGGCATCTGCAGCCAGATCTGCATAAACTTGAAGGGGGGATACAAATGTGAATGCCACAACGGCTACCAGATGGATCCAACTTCAGGAGTTTGCAAGGCTGTAG GCAAGGAGCCCAGTTTGATTTTCACAAACCGCCGTGATGTTCGTCGTCTGGGTCTTGAGAGGAAGGAGTACACTCAAATTGTGGAGCAGCAGAGAAACACTGTCGCTCTTGATGCAGATATTGACCAGCAGCTGATATTTTGGGCTGATTTGGGACAAAAGGCCATATTTAG CACTCTGCTAGACAAACAAAAAGATGGAAATACCCACAACAGAGTGATAGAAAATGTCCACTCACCTGTTGGAATTGCTGTGGACTGGATATATAAAAACCTATACTGGTCTGATCTGGGAACTAAAACAATTTCTGTTGCAAACTTTAATGGAACCAAGCAGAAAATTCTGTTTAATAGAGGGCTTAAAGAACCAGCTTCCATTGCTGTGGATCCTCTATCTGG GTTTCTGTACTGGTCTGACTGGGGTGTGCCAGCCAAGATTGAGAAGTCTGGTATGAATGGAGTGAATAGGCAGATTTTAGTGGCAACAGACATCCAATGGCCAAATGGAATAACACTTG ATCTAATCAAAGGCAGGTTGTACTGGGTTGATTCAAAGCTACACATGCTCTGTAGTGTTGACCTGAATGGAGACAACAGGAAGAAAGTGCTACAGTCTCCCGACTACCTTGCTCACCCTTTTGCGCTCACAGTTTTTGAG GATCGTGTCTTCTGGACAGATGGTGAGAAGAAGGCAATCTATGGTGCTAACAAATTCACTGGATTGGACATTGTGACTCTGGCCAACCACCTGCATGACCCACAAGACATCATCGTGTATCATGAGCTCATTCAACTATCAG GAACAAACTGGTGTGCCGAGAAAGCTGCAAATGGTGGTTGTAGCTACATGTGTCTTCCTGCTCCACAAATCAACAAACACTCTCCCAAGTTTACATGTCTATGCCCAGAAGGACAGGAATTGGCTGCTGATGGTCTACGCTGCCGGCCTG ACGTCTCTCCAAAAATCCTCTCAAAGGAGGATAAGAAACCTCTAATCCCATCTTCCCCAG aAGCCAATGTGAGTACGTCAATCCAGGTAAACACCACAGCCAGAGGCTCTGCTGCAGCTTGGGCCATACTACCTGTCT TATTTCTTGCCATGGCAGCAGCAGGTGGCTATTTAATGTGGAGAAACTGGACATTGAAGAACAATAAAAGTATGAATTTTGACAACCCTGTCTACCTGAAAACCACAGAAGAAGACCTCAACATTGACATCACACGACACGGGGCCAATGTGGGGCACACGTACCCAGCG atTTCAATCGTCAGCACTGAAGATGATCTATCCTGA
- the sh3bp2 gene encoding SH3 domain-binding protein 2 isoform X3, giving the protein MEHTQLITMSSLEVCWPIPMRAIGAQNLLTMPGGVSIAGYLHKKGASQFSLLRWPLRYIIIHKGCVYYFKSSTSPAPQGAFSLNGYNRVMRAAEETTSNNVFPFKMIHFSKKHRTWYFSAASEDERRRWMRSLRREIDHYNDRNECNNPSDSDSDADSFYGTIEKPMDIKHSTNNADTDYVEDDDDDDEEDYLKPDGDCVPTCTGRPVGPPPSYPPPPVPAIPQQQLGSCLALHKAPPPPVPSHTGLPSGANPKKRFPSIQPPILKHPNKSPPPPPPFSSHLQNHPSPIPPPLPPPNPKRPAKNKIQSLAGPATGKACLRSSSAVSIQTLVTELDHCSHDAQTSNICSKPVQSGTTPTNVEGSIPKLQTTKHLLPTRTPSKLPPLPSHPPRSPLIQKVQQNKSLNSTKVPPAVKPPLPSPKPRHLGTLLQRAAPEGQSFRSSGDTSAMEFRKEQDLNKCTEGDIYDEDYDNMHLPDSVFIDSTETTFVEKLFKESSVLPQNGLYGIRNSGTKTSKVLVVWDASVDKARNYRLFEEGDQMFLDCDVSFPNLSSLIEHYYTHPLPHHDSLCLQMPYSA; this is encoded by the exons GGCCATTGAGGTACATCATTATCCACAAGGGCTGTGTGTactactttaaaagtagtacaTCTCCTGCACCACAGGGAGCCTTCTCTTTAAATGGTTACAATAG AGTGATGAGAGCAGCAGAAGAGACAACATCcaataatgtttttccatttaagaTGATCCACTTTAGTAAAAAACATAGGACATGGTATTTCTCTGCAGCTAGTGAAGATGAGAGGAGG AGATGGATGAGGTCCTTGCGGCGAGAAATTGATCATTATAATGACAGGAATGAGTGCAATAATCCTAG TGACTCAGATTCAGATGCCGACAGTTTTTATGGGACCATTGAGAAGCCGATGGATATCAAACACTCAACCAATAATGCAGACACTG ATTATGTTGAagacgatgacgatgatgatgaagaagattATCTGAAGCCAGATGGTGATTGTGTGCCAACATGTACAG GTCGACCTGTCGGTCCTCCACCTTCTTACCCACCTCCTCCTGTCCCAGCGATACCCCAGCAACAACTAGGATCTTGTTTAGCTCTCCATAAAGCCCCACCACCACCAGTACCATCACATACCGGACTCCCAAGTGGTGCAAATCCCAAAAAGCGCTTTCCCTCGATACAACCTCCTATTCTAAAACACCCAAACAAAAGTCCACCACCTCCACCCCCCTTTTCCTCACATCTGCAAAATCACCCCTCTCCTATCCCACCGCCTCTCCCTCCCCCAAACCCAAAAAGACCCGCTAAAAACAAGATACAATCTCTGGCTGGGCCAGCTACTGGGAAAGCATGCTTGAGGTCTTCATCAGCTGTATCAATCCAAACACTTGTCACTGAATTAGACCACTGCTCCCATGATGCACAAACTAGCAACATCTGCAGCAAACCAGTTCAATCAGGGACTACTCCTACGAATGTGGAAGGCTCAATTCCAAAATTGCAAACAACAAAACACCTATTACCGACTCGGACACCCTCAAAGCTCCCACCACTACCCAGCCACCCGCCACGATCTCCCCTTATTCAAAAAGTACAACAGAATAAGAGTCTAAATTCAACTAAAGTTCCACCAGCGGTAAAGCCTCCATTGCCGTCTCCTAAGCCGAGACATCTGGGGACACTCCTCCA AAGAGCAGCTCCAGAAGGTCAAAGTTTCCGTTCATCAGGAGATACGTCTGCTATGGAGTTCAGGAAGGAACAGGACTTGAACAAGTGCACGGAAGGAGACATTTATGATGAGGATTACGATAAT atgCATCTTCCAGACTCCGTTTTCATTGACTCAACGGAAACCACTTTTGTGGAAAA GTTATTTAAGGAGAGCTCCGTCCTCCCACAAAATGGACTTTACGGCATCAGGAACTCTGGAACCAAAACCTCCAAG GTGCTGGTGGTATGGGATGCAAGTGTAGACAAAGCAAGAAACTATCGGTTGTTTGAAGAG GGTGATCAGATGTTTCTGGACTGTGATGTCTCCTTCCCCAATCTTTCATCTCTGATTGAACACTACTATACCCATCCTCTTCCTCACCATGATTCCCTTTGTCTGCAGATGCCTTACTCAGCTTAA
- the kcnv2a gene encoding potassium voltage-gated channel subfamily V member 2, which produces MLRRFRGRSRSLFPGNRTVAFAELESFVDLTKILVKPWNSMQDLAKDVYDLYAEDEEEEDISLPRLLHTPAKHIILNINVGGTLYHLPSGLAARYPKTRIGRLAAYTDHNMKLELCDDYIFTSNEFFFDRDPNIFQNIFNFYRTGVLWIKDELCPRNFLEEINYWGVRIKNSQRCCRISFEERQDELNEQLKIQKQLTAEVELVAMETNEALYQNMVFGHTRWKIWNIMEKPFSSIAAKLMAVASSMFVLLSLVTLTLNTVEDLQYKTASGQPNGKFFGEHVETFCIVFFSLEYLLRLLSTPNIRSFGSSVLNSVDLIAILPHYLQLVLECFDEKDTHVDSVDIETMTRVGKLGQVLKIMRLMRIFRILKLARHSTGLRAFGFTLRQCYQQVGCLLLFIGMGIFVFSATVYTVEHDVPNTNFTSMPLAWWWAAVSISTVGYGDMFPETNLGRIFAFACIAFGIILNGMPISVLYNKFSDYYGKLKSQECAAVTKARGDLQFARRAVKKLAECYQSRTSRLQCQLVNTAEGKAFAVCHGHTRS; this is translated from the exons ATGTTGAGACGCTTCAGAGGCCGCAGCAGGAGTTTGTTCCCGGGCAATCGGACTGTAGCCTTTGCAGAACTGGAGAGCTTTGTGGATCTGACCAAGATCTTGGTGAAGCCATGGAATTCTATGCAG gatCTAGCCAAAGATGTCTATGACCTGTATGCCGAGGACGAAGAGGAAGAGGATATATCGCTCCCTCGCTTGCTGCATACTCCTGCCAAGCACATCATACTTAACATAAATGTTGGTGGAACT TTGTACCACTTGCCTTCTGGGTTAGCTGCCAGGTACCCCAAAACACGAATTGGACGCCTGGCCGCATACACAGACCATAACATGAAGTTGGAATTATGTGACGACTACATTTTCACCAGCAATGAGTTCTTCTTTGACCGAGACCCCAACATTTTCCAGAATATTTTCAACTTTTATAG GACTGGTGTGTTATGGATCAAAGATGAGCTTTGCCCCCGCAACTTTTTGGAGGAAATCAACTACTGGGGCGTCAGGATCAAAAACAGCCAACGCTGCTGTCGCATCTCATTCGAGGAGAGGCAGGATGAGCTGAACGAACagctaaaaatacaaaagcagCTGACTGCTGAG GTGGAGTTAGTGGCAATGGAGACAAATGAGGCTTTGTATCAAAACATGGTCTTTGGACACACACGCTGGAAGATCTGGAACATTATGGAAAAGCCCTTCTCCTCTATTGCTGCCAAGCTCATGGCCGTCGCATCGTCCATGTTTGTCCTACTCTCGCTGGTCACCTTGACACTGAACACTGTCGAGGACTTGCAGTACA AGACAGCATCAGGCCAGCCAAATGGCAAATTCTTTGGCGAACACGTGGAGACTTTTTGCATCGTCTTCTTCAGCCTGGAGTACCTTCTTCGCTTGCTGTCAACTCCTAACATCAGAAGTTTTGGAAGCAGTGTTCTCAACTCTGTCGATCTGATCGCCATCTTACCGCACTACTTGCAGTTGGTTCTGGAGTGTTTCGATGAAAAAGACACACACGTGGATTCTGTAGACATTGAGACCATGACACGTGTTGGAAAG CTTGGCCAAGTTCTGAAAATCATGCGATTGATGCGGATCTTCCGGATTCTAAAGCTGGCTCGTCACTCGACGGGTCTCAGAGCTTTTGGCTTCACTCTGAGACAGTGCTACCAACAG GTGGGCTGTTTGCTGCTTTTTATCGGCATGGGCATCTTTGTGTTCTCAGCTACGGTGTACACTGTCGAACATGACGTTCCCAACACCAACTTTACTTCCATGCCACTTGCATGGTGGTGGGCTGCT GTCAGCATTTCCACAGTAGGCTACGGCGACATGTTCCCTGAAACCAACCTGGGCCGCATCTTCGCCTTTGCCTGCATTGCCTTTGGCATCATCCTCAATGGCATGCCCATCTCTGTCCTCTACAACAAGTTCTCGGACTATTACGGCAAACTCAAGTCTCAAGAGTGTGCGGCTGTCACCAAAGCTCGTGGAGATCTGCAATTTGCAAGAAGGGCAGTTAAGAAGTTAGCCGAATGTTATCAGTCACGGACATCTCGTCTGCAGTGTCAATTGGTCAACACGGCAGAGGGCAAAGCTTTTGCAGTTTGTCACGGCCACACACGCTCATAA
- the vldlr gene encoding very low-density lipoprotein receptor isoform X2: MIASTAGILLLPLILCLQQFAIVRGTKTECEANQFQCGNGRCIQSVWKCDGDEDCSDGSDEISCVKKVCPDADFVCRNGQCIPKRWHCDGEPDCEDGSDESVEICHMRTCRLNEFSCGAGSTQCIPNFWKCDGEKDCDNGEDEVNCDNITCAPNEFTCASQRCISRNFVCNGEDDCGDGSDEVECAPSSCGPDQFQCGNSSCIPNSWLCDDDVDCQDQSDESQARCGRHPTPPAKCSTSEMQCLSGECIHKKWRCDGDSDCKDGSDETNCPVRTCGADQFNCDDGNCILGNKQCNGIRECPDGSDEFNCKNLSQCNGPERFKCRSGECIEMSKVCNKNRDCPDWSDEPINECGVNECVMNNGGCSHICKDITIGFECDCTPGLQLIDHKTCGDVNECMNPGICSQICINLKGGYKCECHNGYQMDPTSGVCKAVGKEPSLIFTNRRDVRRLGLERKEYTQIVEQQRNTVALDADIDQQLIFWADLGQKAIFSTLLDKQKDGNTHNRVIENVHSPVGIAVDWIYKNLYWSDLGTKTISVANFNGTKQKILFNRGLKEPASIAVDPLSGFLYWSDWGVPAKIEKSGMNGVNRQILVATDIQWPNGITLDLIKGRLYWVDSKLHMLCSVDLNGDNRKKVLQSPDYLAHPFALTVFEDRVFWTDGEKKAIYGANKFTGLDIVTLANHLHDPQDIIVYHELIQLSGTNWCAEKAANGGCSYMCLPAPQINKHSPKFTCLCPEGQELAADGLRCRPEANVSTSIQVNTTARGSAAAWAILPVLFLAMAAAGGYLMWRNWTLKNNKSMNFDNPVYLKTTEEDLNIDITRHGANVGHTYPAISIVSTEDDLS; the protein is encoded by the exons ATGATTGCTTCCACAGCCGGGATCCTTCTGCTACCACTGATCTTATGCCTCCAGCAATTCGCGATTGTTCGGG GAACCAAAACAGAATGTGAGGCCAACCAGTTTCAGTGTGGAAATGGCCGTTGCATCCAGTCTGTTTGGAAGTGTGATGGTGACGAGGATTGCAGTGATGGCAGTGACGAAATCTCTTGTG TCAAGAAGGTTTGTCCAGATGCAGACTTCGTATGTCGTAATGGCCAGTGTATTCCAAAGAGATGGCATTGTGATGGGGAGCCAGACTGCGAGGATGGATCAGACGAGAGTGTAGAAATCTGCC ATATGAGGACTTGCCGTTTGAATGAGTTTAGTTGTGGCGCTGGTTCAACTCAATGCATCCCCAACTTCTGGAAGTGTGATGGTGAAAAGGACTGTGACAATGGTGAAGATGAGGTCAACTGTG ACAATATAACCTGTGCTCCAAATGAGTTCACCTGTGCCAGTCAACGTTGTATCTCCCGCAACTTTGTATGCAATGGTGAGGACGACTGTGGTGATGGGTCAGATGAAGTAGAGTGTGCACCATCTTCCTGTGGTCCGGACCAATTCCAATGTGGAAATTCATCATGCATCCCAAACAGTTGGCTGTGTGACGATGACGTTGACTGTCAG GACCAGTCAGATGAGTCTCAGGCACGATGTGGTCGTCACCCAACGCCACCAGCCAAATGCTCAACTAGTGAGATGCAATGTCTTTCGGGAGAGTGTATTCACAAAAAGTGGAGGTGTGATGGAGACTCCGATTGCAAAGATGGCAGCGATGAAACAAACTGTC CTGTGCGCACCTGTGGAGCAGATCAGTTCAATTGTGATGATGGAAATTGCATCCTTGGCAACAAACAATGTAACGGCATCAGAGAATGCCCTGATGGCTCGGATGAATTTAACTGCAAAAACC TGAGTCAATGTAATGGACCTGAGCGGTTCAAATGCCGCAGCGGGGAGTGCATCGAAATGAGCAAAGTCTGCAACAAAAACAGAGACTGTCCCGACTGGAGCGACGAACCGATCAATGAATGCG GTGTCAATGAGTGCGTGATGAACAATGGGGGCTGCTCGCACATCTGTAAAGACATTACAATTGGCTTTGAGTGTGACTGCACGCCTGGGCTGCAGCTCATTGACCACAAGACATGTGGAG ACGTCAATGAATGTATGAACCCTGGCATCTGCAGCCAGATCTGCATAAACTTGAAGGGGGGATACAAATGTGAATGCCACAACGGCTACCAGATGGATCCAACTTCAGGAGTTTGCAAGGCTGTAG GCAAGGAGCCCAGTTTGATTTTCACAAACCGCCGTGATGTTCGTCGTCTGGGTCTTGAGAGGAAGGAGTACACTCAAATTGTGGAGCAGCAGAGAAACACTGTCGCTCTTGATGCAGATATTGACCAGCAGCTGATATTTTGGGCTGATTTGGGACAAAAGGCCATATTTAG CACTCTGCTAGACAAACAAAAAGATGGAAATACCCACAACAGAGTGATAGAAAATGTCCACTCACCTGTTGGAATTGCTGTGGACTGGATATATAAAAACCTATACTGGTCTGATCTGGGAACTAAAACAATTTCTGTTGCAAACTTTAATGGAACCAAGCAGAAAATTCTGTTTAATAGAGGGCTTAAAGAACCAGCTTCCATTGCTGTGGATCCTCTATCTGG GTTTCTGTACTGGTCTGACTGGGGTGTGCCAGCCAAGATTGAGAAGTCTGGTATGAATGGAGTGAATAGGCAGATTTTAGTGGCAACAGACATCCAATGGCCAAATGGAATAACACTTG ATCTAATCAAAGGCAGGTTGTACTGGGTTGATTCAAAGCTACACATGCTCTGTAGTGTTGACCTGAATGGAGACAACAGGAAGAAAGTGCTACAGTCTCCCGACTACCTTGCTCACCCTTTTGCGCTCACAGTTTTTGAG GATCGTGTCTTCTGGACAGATGGTGAGAAGAAGGCAATCTATGGTGCTAACAAATTCACTGGATTGGACATTGTGACTCTGGCCAACCACCTGCATGACCCACAAGACATCATCGTGTATCATGAGCTCATTCAACTATCAG GAACAAACTGGTGTGCCGAGAAAGCTGCAAATGGTGGTTGTAGCTACATGTGTCTTCCTGCTCCACAAATCAACAAACACTCTCCCAAGTTTACATGTCTATGCCCAGAAGGACAGGAATTGGCTGCTGATGGTCTACGCTGCCGGCCTG aAGCCAATGTGAGTACGTCAATCCAGGTAAACACCACAGCCAGAGGCTCTGCTGCAGCTTGGGCCATACTACCTGTCT TATTTCTTGCCATGGCAGCAGCAGGTGGCTATTTAATGTGGAGAAACTGGACATTGAAGAACAATAAAAGTATGAATTTTGACAACCCTGTCTACCTGAAAACCACAGAAGAAGACCTCAACATTGACATCACACGACACGGGGCCAATGTGGGGCACACGTACCCAGCG atTTCAATCGTCAGCACTGAAGATGATCTATCCTGA